The stretch of DNA ATCGGCTACTGGACCCCGATGGCCGATCAACCCGGCGCGCAAGATACCTTGATCTATTTCCTCGCCCACAAGAGTCAGGATGCCGCCAAGGAATCCTTTGCCGCTTTCGGCAAGGATCCAGAATGGACTGCAGCCCGCAAAGCTTCGGAAGAAAAAGGCGGCGGCCCGCTGACCATCAAAGGCGGGGTGAAATCGATCTTCATGAAGCCGACTGATTATTCGCCGATGCGCTGATCCAGTTGAGGGCCAAATGTGATTTCAAAGCCCGGCTTTCGAGCCGGGCTTTTGCATTCATATTGGCCACTTGAAGCGAAAGCAGTATCCTGTCGTCAAAGATTGATATGAGACCAAGGCTCTTATGGCTAGTTGCCCTGCTGATGGCACTGTCCACATCATCAGGCGAAAGCGCTTCGTCATCCTCCAAGGATCGCAAAAATGACACCCAAACCGCAGTCACCGCGATCAGGGAAGCAATCACTCTGAGCCGGGATACAAACACCGTCTTTACCTACAAAGCTATTTTCCAGCCCATTGACCCCACGATCACTGGGCACAGTTATGAGGAACGGAAATTGACCGGTGCAGGCAAGGTCTCAGTGGTCTCGCTCTCTTCCCGATCAGCGGCAATGACCGGCTACAAAGTAACGGAAGAAGAAGCCGAACGATTTTTTCAGAGCCTCATAGATGCAGGTATTTTCACATTACCGACCCGCTGGACTTCTTTGAGCGATCCTCTCCTGCGCAAAGTTCCGATACAGGCCCCTTATACACAAAGCCCTGATTTTGCACCCGGTTACGAACTTGAGATGCAAGTTGGCGACAAACGGATAAAGACCGCTTTTCCTGTTTATGATCGCCCCACCTTCCCACCATCGTCCGCCTCCAAGATCGTCAAGCTGGTCGAGGCATTCTTTGATCGAATGGAAGAACGGGTCGCTAACGAGCGATCACTCCGCGATTTACATAATGAGGCTCTCAAGGGCTACGAACCAGATTTGAACGATCTACCCAGCATACGGTCAGGTCTCAAATCTAATGAACTTACCAATCGCATCGTTTCCGCCGCCCGGTTGAGCCTGCTGGCCGAGAAGACCAATCTTGTTCAGGAATGCATCAGCATTCTGGATGATCCCAATGAGCATGTAAGAAATGCAGCAGAAACAGGCCTCAGAAAAACCGGCACCAATGCCGTGTCCAGCACACCACAACTCTCAAACCTTCTCCGTCGCCATAGCCGTGAATCCGTCCGCGAGATCGCTGCTCGAACTCTTTTGCGTGGTGACCCACAAGATCCCGAGATCAGGAATGTCTTGCTGCATGGCTTGAAAGACCCAAGCCCAAAAGTGCGGGATATCTCTGCCGCAGGCTTAAGCAAATTCCACCTTCAATCACCGGAACATTGGGAACAGTGGCATAGTATACTGGTCAGCCCAGAATACCGGACCAATGCAGCTGCCTTGGGACTTCTTCCAATAGAATGGATCAAGAAAGTTCCTGCAACCCAGCACGCCAGATTGGTTGGAGACCTGATGAAACTGCTGGTTAATGATACCGAGGAGATACGTTCTCTGGCCGTGTACAGACTGCAACCTTTGCTCAGATCGGATGCCTCTATCCAGTCAGCAGTGATCGAAAGGATGCAGAAAGACACAGCTCACAAAGTCAGATATGCAGCTCTGTTATCCATCAGGAATTCCCTGTATGACTCGTCTGAATGGGAATCCTTGCTGGTTCAGGCAGCGACTGATCCATTCCCCGAAATCAAAGCATATGCGATGGAAGCACTGGCTCAGCAATCTCGCGGAAAAGCTCTCAGCGACGATATGCTGCTAGAAGGAATCAATTCTTCAGATTGGAGCGTGAGAATCAATTCCGCCTGGCTGCTGACTCAACGCAAGCGGCCGGAAGCTGTGCCTGTATTGCTCGATGAAATGGAACAGAATGGCGATCGTCGCGCGAAAACAGCCGAGTATCTCGCCCAGTTCGGACCAGATGTATTGCCTTTGATCAGGCCGCAATTGAACAGTTTGAAGATTCCGACTGTAAAATCACTTCTCGGTTACTTGGCTCTCGCCAATATCAAAGAGGCCGCGCCAGACATACTGGCCGCCACCCGTCATGCCGATCCAGGCATGAGAGCCCATGCCCTTAAAGCACTGGGTTGGTTGAAGCTCGATAATGCTGATGTCCGCACAGCTTGCGAGACGCTAAGAAACGATCCTGATGAAACGGTCCGTAAGCAAGCTGAAGATACTATCGCTTTTCTGGACCGGATCAAACCGCGTAAAAAATAACCTCTTGAGAACTCAATGAAGTTTCGCAGATCCTGCTGAACGGCCACAGGCTTGGCCAGGGATTCTACGTGGACACACCAAAGAGACCGCGACTGACTTGGAAATCGACGTTATTTCTCTTCCACGATGTCGGCACATGATGCCCTCCCGCAGTACGGATCAACAGATCGAAGATCATCACCGCGTTCTCCTGTGTCTCGCCGCTGGCCAAAACAACGTCCACATCTTCACCATCCAATGCGTTGTTTTCCGTGACTTGAACCACCGGCAATAGCGGGTGCCCTTGCAAGACCCGGTCATTCGCGAATCCCAGAATGATCTCCACACCGGTTGCTCCAAGACCTGTGATCATTTCCACCCAATGATCCGTGGCTCCCTCCATCACGTGCAGACCGGACTGATGAAACTTCTGCGCATATGCCAATGTCGGCTCCAGCTTAGCACCCAGCGCTTTGCCAAAGATTTCACCCGTTAACAAAGACGCATTCTTCGCGATCACCACCGATGCTCCGTGCGAAATCAAATGCTGCACAATCAAGGCGATTGATTTCACTGCCTCTTCAGAAAGTGAACCGACACTGCCGATGCCGACACGCAGATTCGCGATGCTCGCTGTCTGTCGCGTGAAAGCATCCTGCTTCTGTTGAGCGAACCAGTCGGTGACGCGTTGTGAAACGGCATCAATGCCACCATCCATCTGGATGCTCGCCCAGCCGTAGCGGTCCAAGTCGGCACAGTTTGCTTTCAAATACTGGCGCATAGTATCATTATGCGTTTTCTCACAACCATGCTCCAAGAGCAACGCCTGGCTCACAGATGGATGCTGCAAATAACCTGCCATGGTACGTTCCAAGATATCAATCGCTTCCCCGGACACACCGCAGCCTTCCGTATGCGGCAAGGTCACAAAACGCGGGGCATTTGAAGTATTGAGCTTTTTGTCCTGGCTCAACTTGTCGGTGATCATGAGCGCCACTTGCGCCGCACAGAGGCTCGTCGGCTGAATCAGGCGCACGCTGTTCGCGGCCAGATGGGAATCTACTGCTATAGCATTGAACATCGTCGGCAGATCCATCGCCTCCGCTGCATTTGCGATCACGATAGGTTTCCCAGAAAGTATCGGCGTGTGCTCATACGTTGGCACCACCGGCTGTTGCGTCTGTTGCCATTCACGCCAGAGTTGCACTTGTCCATGCCCTGCCCGCTCACCGGCCGTAAGCTCACCGGAAGCCACGCGCAAGGTCTGTTCAAACGCTTCGTCGCCAAGTGATTCAAACGATTCGCCATCCAGATAACGCCCTGCGTTGATGTCCATTTCCTTGGACAGCAGACGAAAGCGGTTGCTGTTCGTCATGATCTTGATGGTGGGGACGAACGGGAAATTCGTGATGGAACCATTGCCCGTACTGAACAGGGTGAGATTGCAACCGGAAGCCATCTGCCCGGCCACGCTCTCCAGGTCATTCCCCGGACTGTCCATGAAATAGAAACCCGGTTCCGGCATCGGGTGGCCGTAATCGATCACATAATCCAGTCGTGTATCCGGAGCTTTCTTATGGCTCGCTCCAATGGATTTGATGGCGATGTTGTAGAGGCCGCGATAGAGATTGCCACCGCTGGGATTCGTCTGCGAACTCGCACCGTGCCAGCGCACGCGTTCTTCAAAGCGCGCGATCTTATCGAGAAACGCCTCGGCTGTGGGCAAATCACGCACGTTGTTGAGGATGTAA from Verrucomicrobiia bacterium encodes:
- a CDS encoding HEAT repeat domain-containing protein; the encoded protein is MALSTSSGESASSSSKDRKNDTQTAVTAIREAITLSRDTNTVFTYKAIFQPIDPTITGHSYEERKLTGAGKVSVVSLSSRSAAMTGYKVTEEEAERFFQSLIDAGIFTLPTRWTSLSDPLLRKVPIQAPYTQSPDFAPGYELEMQVGDKRIKTAFPVYDRPTFPPSSASKIVKLVEAFFDRMEERVANERSLRDLHNEALKGYEPDLNDLPSIRSGLKSNELTNRIVSAARLSLLAEKTNLVQECISILDDPNEHVRNAAETGLRKTGTNAVSSTPQLSNLLRRHSRESVREIAARTLLRGDPQDPEIRNVLLHGLKDPSPKVRDISAAGLSKFHLQSPEHWEQWHSILVSPEYRTNAAALGLLPIEWIKKVPATQHARLVGDLMKLLVNDTEEIRSLAVYRLQPLLRSDASIQSAVIERMQKDTAHKVRYAALLSIRNSLYDSSEWESLLVQAATDPFPEIKAYAMEALAQQSRGKALSDDMLLEGINSSDWSVRINSAWLLTQRKRPEAVPVLLDEMEQNGDRRAKTAEYLAQFGPDVLPLIRPQLNSLKIPTVKSLLGYLALANIKEAAPDILAATRHADPGMRAHALKALGWLKLDNADVRTACETLRNDPDETVRKQAEDTIAFLDRIKPRKK
- a CDS encoding UxaA family hydrolase — translated: MQNALPFHLAGRLPAAGDNVAIASQRLDAGTVIDFHESLITIRQTVLEGHRFAIKPIASGEKLLSWGLTFGFATQALQPGDYLCNEMMLTALQSRRLDFPLPSVPNFRDYFEPYTLDRAKFRPGKQISLVANPRTFMGFGRGGNRGAGTRNYIILLGTSSRTASFVRALEERVKPSLSGCKNLDGIVAIAHTEGGGEHRPNNYELILRTLGGFMTHCNVVAVLAVDYGTEPVNNRVLEAWLHEHKYPIDAVAHRFHTLQGSIEYELRRCTELVKAWVPEADKQERTPQSIKHLNLSLQCGGSDAFSGVSGNPLEGWIVNEVLRNGGKASLAETDELVGAESYILNNVRDLPTAEAFLDKIARFEERVRWHGASSQTNPSGGNLYRGLYNIAIKSIGASHKKAPDTRLDYVIDYGHPMPEPGFYFMDSPGNDLESVAGQMASGCNLTLFSTGNGSITNFPFVPTIKIMTNSNRFRLLSKEMDINAGRYLDGESFESLGDEAFEQTLRVASGELTAGERAGHGQVQLWREWQQTQQPVVPTYEHTPILSGKPIVIANAAEAMDLPTMFNAIAVDSHLAANSVRLIQPTSLCAAQVALMITDKLSQDKKLNTSNAPRFVTLPHTEGCGVSGEAIDILERTMAGYLQHPSVSQALLLEHGCEKTHNDTMRQYLKANCADLDRYGWASIQMDGGIDAVSQRVTDWFAQQKQDAFTRQTASIANLRVGIGSVGSLSEEAVKSIALIVQHLISHGASVVIAKNASLLTGEIFGKALGAKLEPTLAYAQKFHQSGLHVMEGATDHWVEMITGLGATGVEIILGFANDRVLQGHPLLPVVQVTENNALDGEDVDVVLASGETQENAVMIFDLLIRTAGGHHVPTSWKRNNVDFQVSRGLFGVST